AAGCAGCAGCCAAAAGGAGGATTTGATTATCCTGGTGCTTGATGATTAATAATAAATGCAGGAGGATTCTAACCTGACAATGCAGAAAATTTATATAGACCATTTACAAGGAGTGAAGAATTTATGATAAATAAAATCGGTCAAATCATGCTGTATGTGAATGATCAGGATGCTGCTGTGAAGTTCTGGACTGACAAACTGGGTTTTGTTGTTAATGCAGAAGAAGATAATGGGCAGGGTATGAGATGGATTGAAATTTCTCCAAGTAAAGAGTCAGAAACAAGCATTGTACTGCATAATAAAGAATTCGTTGCGAAAATGTCGCCTGGAGTCAATCTTGGTACACCTTCATTAATGTTTTACTCTGAGAATCTTGAAGAATTCCGCAGCGATTTATCAAATAAAAACGTGTTTGTCGGTGAAATTGTAAACATGCCTTCAGGCAGGGTATTTAATTTTGCTGATGATGAAGAAAATTACTTTGCTGTTATGGAAAAATAAAACCTTGAGGCCGCTTTTTAACATAAAGCGGTTTTTTATTTTGCCGTGTTTATACCTAAGGTTTTAGAAGGTAAAAATTATTGGAAAAAGAAGGGATGTGTCATCTTTTATCGAATTTTTCAGCGTAAGGTATTGGACATTAAAAATGAGTATGGTGATTCCATACTCAAATTCAATACTATTAAAGAAAGTAGTCCTTGTACATAAAAAATGTGGATATTACTGATCCAATTAAATAAACAACCGATGCGTAAAATGCATATGAGGGTGAAAACTTTTCCGGAGATTGGTTCATTTTAATCCCTGTTTCACCTTGAACGTGCATATCAATACTTCGGCTTGTGAATCCGCCTGATGAACTAAAGTAGTAAATAAGGAATGTGCTGGCCAGTGCTACGAAAACTGAAACATCTATAAAGCTGTAATCGATTATTAATGTTACTCCGAAGTTGATTAATCCGATGATTAGTAAAGTAGCTATAAAACTTATTGTTTTACCGATGGTGATTACCCCCTTTTAAGTTGTTACGCATGGTAAAGGAAAAAGGTTTCATTTTTTTGTCAATTCAGGGGGGATTCCCTAAAAGTTGTTTCAGAGGAGGCGGAACCATTAGTAAATTAAAGCACCTATAATCCGATCATAGAAACATAGAATCGAGTTCAATTATATACGAATGGATACGAAGGGAGAGTTTGTACTGAGAAGGCTAGTGATTATAACGGTAGGTAAAACACACAGCGGAAAAACCACCTTCGCACGTGCTCTAGAGAAAGAGTTGCAGAACTCTATGGTAATTGACCAGGACAATCACGCGGAATTCATCAATTCATATTATAAGGCCTTACAACCAACACAGGGACCCAATACTCTAAAGCACGCTATATACAAGCTGGTCGTCCATTATGCAATAGAGCAAACAAATTACCATCTTATTATATGCAACACAAATCGTAGTCGAATAGACAGGTCTTTTCTTTTTGAAGAA
The window above is part of the Mesobacillus jeotgali genome. Proteins encoded here:
- a CDS encoding VOC family protein, which gives rise to MINKIGQIMLYVNDQDAAVKFWTDKLGFVVNAEEDNGQGMRWIEISPSKESETSIVLHNKEFVAKMSPGVNLGTPSLMFYSENLEEFRSDLSNKNVFVGEIVNMPSGRVFNFADDEENYFAVMEK
- a CDS encoding AAA family ATPase; translated protein: MDTKGEFVLRRLVIITVGKTHSGKTTFARALEKELQNSMVIDQDNHAEFINSYYKALQPTQGPNTLKHAIYKLVVHYAIEQTNYHLIICNTNRSRIDRSFLFEELFPKDDFIQIIVHFDIPYEVLQGRVTESQRSTNIFRGAYSNFVEVLQKQQTDSLKDDVMDPVEDEADHLFVITDNTQCESVILEILQIARQ